In Proteus vulgaris, one DNA window encodes the following:
- the bioD gene encoding dethiobiotin synthase, which yields MAKIVFLTGTDTEVGKTVVSSALLQCAAHQGYQTVGYKPVASGSEWLNEGLRNSDALTLQKFSTVKLDYHRVNPYCFETPTSPHIISQEMHQPIDFNVMSEGLSYLKQQADWILVEGAGGWFTPLSEKQFFSDWVISEQLPVILTVGVKLGCINHALLTQQAIIQSGLTLAGWVANEVEPAGRYQKEYLATLKQHIKAPFLGKIPYLNEVKEHDFTSYLDLSCLNLG from the coding sequence ATGGCTAAAATAGTGTTCTTAACAGGTACAGATACAGAAGTAGGTAAAACCGTGGTAAGTAGTGCTCTATTACAATGTGCAGCGCATCAAGGATATCAAACTGTGGGCTACAAACCTGTTGCTTCGGGAAGTGAGTGGCTAAATGAAGGTTTACGTAATTCAGATGCACTTACATTGCAAAAATTCAGTACGGTAAAGTTAGATTACCATCGTGTGAATCCTTATTGTTTTGAAACGCCAACATCTCCTCATATTATCAGTCAAGAGATGCATCAGCCTATTGATTTTAATGTGATGTCAGAAGGCTTATCTTACTTAAAACAGCAAGCTGATTGGATTTTAGTTGAAGGGGCAGGTGGTTGGTTTACGCCACTATCAGAAAAGCAATTTTTTTCTGATTGGGTTATTAGTGAACAGCTTCCCGTTATTTTAACGGTAGGTGTTAAATTGGGGTGTATTAATCATGCGTTATTAACGCAACAAGCAATTATTCAGTCTGGTTTAACATTGGCGGGGTGGGTTGCCAATGAAGTTGAACCCGCAGGGCGATATCAGAAGGAATATCTGGCAACATTAAAGCAACATATTAAAGCACCATTCTTAGGCAAAATACCCTATTTAAATGAAGTAAAAGAGCATGATTTTACGTCTTACCTCGATCTTTCTTGTTTAAACCTAGGTTGA